In Gammaproteobacteria bacterium, the DNA window CGCTCGGATTATCGCGCATGTATCGCGATGACATCGAGCAAATCGACGCCGGCATGTTGCTTTATGATGCGTTCTACCGTTGGGCGCGAGACGCTACCGACGAGTCGCACGACTGGCCGCAACCCGACAAGCGGGGCTAAGCCATGGAGAACTTTTCGATGGATGACGGCGCAGACCGTCAATCCGCTCCGACGCTGGCGCAGGCGTTCATCGTCTGGTTACGTATCGGGCTGTTATCTTTTGGTGGTCCGGCCGCACAAATCGCGCTGATGCATCGCGAAGTGGTTGATATCAAGGGCTGGCTAAGCGAGAAACAGTATTTAAATGCACTGAGCTTTTGCATGCTGCTGCCGGGACCCGAGGCCATGCAGCTGGCGACTTATGCGGGCTGGCGTTTGCACGGTACCCTGGGTGGTTTGATTGCCGGGCTGTTATTCGTTTTGCCCGGGGCGATCGTAATGCTTGCCCTGGCGCTGATATACGGCCTTTACGGCGATGTGCCGCTGGTCAATGCTCTGTTTCTCGGGGTCAAGGCGGCGGTGATTATTATCGTCATCGAAGCGCTGTTGAAAGTCGCCAGACGTGCGCTGCATCTGCCACAACACTGGGTAATAGCAATGCTTGCTTTCGTCGGCATTTTCT includes these proteins:
- a CDS encoding sulfurtransferase — its product is LGLSRMYRDDIEQIDAGMLLYDAFYRWARDATDESHDWPQPDKRG